Genomic window (Streptomyces liliiviolaceus):
CGCGCCCAGTCGCGGAAGCGGCGCCGGGGCGTGCCGAACAGCTCGATCTCGCCGCCCGTGACCGGGACCTGCCCGATGATCGTGCGGATGGCGGTCGACTTGCCGGAGCCGTTGGCGCCGAGCAGCGCGACGACCTCACCGCGGTTCACGGTGAGGTCGATGCCGCGCAGGACGGGGCGTGAGCCGAGTTCGGCCGTCACACCGCGCAGGGAGATCACAGGCGGGTGCGGTGTGCCGGTCGAGGTGTCGGTCGGTGTGTCGGACCCGTTCGTCATGCCGACGTCCTCCGGAGGCTGCTCGTGCTGCTCATGTCGCTGTCATTTCACGGTCACTTCGCTCCCAGGGCCGTCTGCAGCGCCTTGAGGTTGGCGTCCATGACCTGGATGTAGTCGTCGCCCCTGGACTTCTCGGTGATGCCCTCGATCGGGTCGAGCACATCCGTCCTGAGGTCCGCGTCCGCGGCGATGGTCTTGGCGGTCTTGTCGCTGACGAGCGTCTCGTAGAAGACGGTGGAGACGCCGTCGGCCTTGGCCATCTTCTCAAGGTCCTTGACGCGGTTGGCGCTGGGCTCGCTCTCCGGGTCCAGGCCGTTGATGGCCTCCTCGGTGAGGCCGTAGCGCTCGGCGAGATAGCCGAAGGCCGCGTGGGTGGTGATGAAGACCTTGGTCTCCGTGTTCTTGAGGCCGTCCTCGAAGCGGGTGTCGAGCCCGTCCAGCTTCTTCACCAGGGCCGCGGTGTTCTTCTTGTACGTGGCCGCGTTGTCCGGGTCGGCCTTCTCGAAGGCCTTGCCCACACCCTCGGCGACCTCGGCGTACTTCACGGGGTCGAGCCAGATGTGCGGGTCGAGGCCGGAGCCTTCCTCGTGGCCGTGCTCGTCCTCGTCCTCGTCGTGCTCGGCCGCGTGGCCGCCGACCTCGTTGCCGTGCTTCTCCAGGCTGGTGAGGGTGGCCGCGTCGACCTTCGCCTTCACCTCGGACTGGCCTATCGCCTCGTCGACGGAGGGCTGGAGGCCCTTCAGGTAGAGAGCCACGTCGGACTCCTGGAGCTGCGCGGTCTGCTTGGCGCTGATCTCCAGGTCGTGCGGTTCCTGACCGGGCTCGGTCAGGGTGTTCACGCTGACGTGGCTCCCGCCTATCTCCTCGGCGAGGAACTGCAGCGGGTAGAACGACGCCACGACGTCGAGCTTGCCGCCCCCGCCGTCCGCCGCGCTGGAGTCGGACGAGCAGGCGGAGAGGGAGCCGAGGGCGAGGGCGGTGGCCGTCGCGATCACACCGGCGGATATGTGGCGTCGTCGTACGTTCATGACAGTCATTTTCAGCTGGTGTGGAAACGATTGTCAATAAGCGGCCCTGTGATCTGGACTTCATCCCGGTATGCGAGGGGTGTGCCGGTGGGCGGAGGGCCGGTGTCCGGCCCGTACCCCAACCGATTTGATCCGAGGGGCGGGGCCGCCGGTAATCTGAGGCATTCGCTCTGAAGCAATAGCTCTGTAGCAGTAGCCGTGAAGCAATAGCTGTGAAGCAACCCGCTTCAACGCCCGTCGTCGTAATGAAGAGAGCACCGTGGCCGCCGACAAGATCGACACCATCGTCAGCCTGAGCAAGCGCCGTGGCTTCGTCTATCCGTGCAGTGAGATCTACGGCGGCCAGCGGGCCGCCTGGGACTACGGGCCGCTGGGTGTCGAGCTCAAGGAGAACATCAAGCGTCAGTGGTGGCGCTACATGGTGACGTCGCGCGAGGACGTCGTCGGTATCGACTCGTCCGTGATCCTGGCGACCGAGGTCTGGGTGGCTTCCGGTCACGTCGCCACGTTCTCCGACCCGCTCACCGAGTGCACCTCGTGTCACAAGCGGTACCGCGCCGACCACCTTGAGGAGGCGTACGAGGCCAAGCACGGCCGCCTCCCCGAGAACGGGCTCGCCGACCTCAACTGCCCCAACTGCGGCAACAAGGGCACGTTCACCGAGCCCAAGCAGTTCTCCGGCCTGCTCTCCACGCACCTCGGCCCCACGCAGGACAGCGGCTCCGTCGCCTACCTGCGCCCCGAGACCGCGCAGGGCATCTTCACCAACTTCGCCCAGGTCCAGCAGACTTCGCGCCGCAAGCCGCCGTTCGGCATTGCGCAGATGGGCAAGTCCTTCCGCAACGAGATCACGCCCGGCAACTTCATCTTCCGGACCCGCGAGTTCGAGCAGATGGAGATGGAGTTCTTCGTCAAGCCGGGCGAGGACGAGAAGTGGCAGGAGTTCTGGATGCAGGAGCGCTGGAACTGGTACACCGGCCTCGGCCTCCGCGAGGAGAACATGCGCTGGTACGACCACCCGGCCGAGAAGCTCTCGCACTACTCCAAGCGCACCGCCGACATCGAGTACCGCTTCCAGTTCGGCGGCAACGAGTGGGGTGAGCTGGAGGGCGTCGCCAACCGCACGGACTACGACCTCTCCGCGCACTCCAAGGCCTCCGGCCAGGACCTGTCCTACTTCGACCAGGAGGCCGGCGAGCGCTGGACCCCGTACGTCATCGAGCCCGCCGCCGGTGTCGGCCGCGCGATGCTGGCGTTCCTCCTCGACGCGTACGTCGAGGACGAGGCGCCCAACGCCAAGGGCAAGATGGAGAAGCGGACCGTCCTGCGGCTCGACCCGCGGCTCGCGCCGGTGAAGGTGGCCGTGCTGCCGCTGTCGCGCAACCCGGAGCTGTCCCCGAAGGCGAAGGGTCTCGCGACCGCGCTGCGGCAGAACTGGAACATCGACTTCGACGACGCCGGGGCGATCGGCCGTCGTTACCGTCGCCAGGACGAGATCGGTACGCCGTTCTGTGTGACCGTGGACTTCGACACGCTCGACGACAACGCGGTGACCGTGCGTGAGCGGGACACGATGAAGCAGGAGCGGGTTTCTCTCGATCAGATCGAGGGGTATCTGGCCAGCCGGCTTGTCGGCTGCTAGTCGCTCCGCGGGGGGTGGGCCGTTTCGGCCCGTTGTCGGCTGACGGTTCGTCGTGGCTGGTCGCGCAGTTCCCCGCGCCCCTAAAAGCGAAAGACTGCGCCGTTCCCCGCGCCCCTAGGCAGTAGGTCTCGGCCCCCTCTTGTGTGTGAGAGGGGGCCGAGGCTTTTTTGTGTGCTCTCCCTGTGGCAGCTGACAGATATTGAAATCTGTCAGCTGTCATGTCAAGGTTGAGGGGTTGCTTCGTCGTCGATGTGTCGGGAGATTCTGATGCTCAGTCGCACCCTTGGAACCGCCGGTCCGCAGGTCTCCGCTCTCGGGCTCGGGTGCATGGGGATGTCCGCGCTGTACGGGGACGCCGACCGGGGAGAGGCCGTCGCCACCATCCATGCCGCGCTCGAAGCGGGGGTCACCCTGCTCGACACCGGTGACTTCTACGGCATGGGCCACAACGAGATGCTGATCGGCGAGGCGCTGCGCAGCGCCCCCGCCGCGCGGCGCGAACAGGCCCTCGTCAGCGTGAAGTTCGGCGCCCTGCGCGACCCGGAGGGCCGCTGGTCCGGCTACGACGGGAGGCCCGAAGCGGTCCACAACTTCGTGGCGTACTCGCTGCAGCGGCTCGGCGTCGACCACATCGACGTCTACCGCATCGCGCGCGTCGACCCGGAGGTCCCCATCGAGGAGACCGTCGGCGCGATCGCCGAACTCGTCGAGAAGGGGTACGTACGGCACATCGGCCTGAGCGAGGCCGGGGCCGACACCGTGCGCCGGGCCGCCGCCACCGCCCCGATCTCCGACCTGCAGATCGAGTACTCGCTCCTCTCCCGCGGCATCGAGGCCGAGA
Coding sequences:
- a CDS encoding metal ABC transporter substrate-binding protein, with amino-acid sequence MNVRRRHISAGVIATATALALGSLSACSSDSSAADGGGGKLDVVASFYPLQFLAEEIGGSHVSVNTLTEPGQEPHDLEISAKQTAQLQESDVALYLKGLQPSVDEAIGQSEVKAKVDAATLTSLEKHGNEVGGHAAEHDEDEDEHGHEEGSGLDPHIWLDPVKYAEVAEGVGKAFEKADPDNAATYKKNTAALVKKLDGLDTRFEDGLKNTETKVFITTHAAFGYLAERYGLTEEAINGLDPESEPSANRVKDLEKMAKADGVSTVFYETLVSDKTAKTIAADADLRTDVLDPIEGITEKSRGDDYIQVMDANLKALQTALGAK
- a CDS encoding glycine--tRNA ligase, which gives rise to MAADKIDTIVSLSKRRGFVYPCSEIYGGQRAAWDYGPLGVELKENIKRQWWRYMVTSREDVVGIDSSVILATEVWVASGHVATFSDPLTECTSCHKRYRADHLEEAYEAKHGRLPENGLADLNCPNCGNKGTFTEPKQFSGLLSTHLGPTQDSGSVAYLRPETAQGIFTNFAQVQQTSRRKPPFGIAQMGKSFRNEITPGNFIFRTREFEQMEMEFFVKPGEDEKWQEFWMQERWNWYTGLGLREENMRWYDHPAEKLSHYSKRTADIEYRFQFGGNEWGELEGVANRTDYDLSAHSKASGQDLSYFDQEAGERWTPYVIEPAAGVGRAMLAFLLDAYVEDEAPNAKGKMEKRTVLRLDPRLAPVKVAVLPLSRNPELSPKAKGLATALRQNWNIDFDDAGAIGRRYRRQDEIGTPFCVTVDFDTLDDNAVTVRERDTMKQERVSLDQIEGYLASRLVGC
- a CDS encoding aldo/keto reductase, with amino-acid sequence MLSRTLGTAGPQVSALGLGCMGMSALYGDADRGEAVATIHAALEAGVTLLDTGDFYGMGHNEMLIGEALRSAPAARREQALVSVKFGALRDPEGRWSGYDGRPEAVHNFVAYSLQRLGVDHIDVYRIARVDPEVPIEETVGAIAELVEKGYVRHIGLSEAGADTVRRAAATAPISDLQIEYSLLSRGIEAEILPTTRELGIGITAYGVLSRGLISGHFTPDRQLAANDFRAHSPRFQGDNLRHNLDLVEALRKIAEQKGASVAQIAIAWALSRGEDIVPLVGARTRERLTEALGALDVTLDAADLTAIEEAVPAGSAAGERYPAAQMAHLDSER